The following are encoded in a window of Salinibacter ruber DSM 13855 genomic DNA:
- the pyrR gene encoding bifunctional pyr operon transcriptional regulator/uracil phosphoribosyltransferase PyrR encodes MPDAPMPSDDRIKAHLMTAQDLGRTLDRMAQQIIERFAPEAAASPPDTFALVGMQTRGVHLARRLQRRIEAQTGLELPLGLLDVTMYRDDVRLRLEQPEIQTTRIPFDVTDREIVLVDDVVFTGRTGRAALDALMDRGRPATIQFLTIIDRQHRELPISVDIVGREVPTLPGEEVRVRVEEVDDEDGVWLVQAPASRPSADDGR; translated from the coding sequence GTGCCCGACGCCCCCATGCCGTCCGACGACCGCATCAAAGCACACCTCATGACGGCCCAGGACCTCGGCCGGACGCTGGACCGGATGGCCCAGCAGATCATCGAGCGCTTCGCCCCCGAGGCGGCGGCGTCTCCCCCCGACACCTTTGCCCTCGTGGGCATGCAGACGCGAGGGGTCCACCTCGCGCGTCGCCTCCAACGCCGCATCGAGGCCCAGACGGGACTGGAGCTGCCCCTGGGGCTCCTCGACGTGACCATGTACCGGGACGATGTGCGCCTGCGGCTGGAGCAGCCCGAGATTCAGACCACACGCATCCCGTTCGACGTCACGGACCGGGAGATCGTGCTCGTCGACGACGTGGTGTTCACCGGCCGAACGGGGCGCGCCGCCCTCGACGCGCTCATGGACCGGGGCCGCCCCGCCACCATTCAGTTCCTCACCATTATCGACCGCCAGCATCGCGAGCTTCCCATCTCGGTGGACATCGTGGGGCGGGAGGTGCCCACCCTGCCCGGCGAGGAAGTGCGGGTGCGCGTCGAGGAGGTCGACGACGAGGACGGCGTGTGGCTGGTCCAAGCCCCCGCGTCCCGCCCGTCCGCCGACGACGGCCGCTGA
- a CDS encoding DUF58 domain-containing protein, with translation MAESNAARRYLDPVVVSQLETMELRARLIVEGFITGLHQSPYHGFSVEFAEHRPYNPGDELRHVDWKVYAKTDRYYIKQYEEETNLRNYVVLDTSASMRYAGDSELSKLDYGSYLAAGLHNLMLKQQDATGLIGFDESVHTLRPPKATQGYLRQLLVTLEQFRQRDATEQRTNAAAALEEVAERVERRSLIIVITDLFENIAAHDDLLRALRHLRHRGHELIVFHVLEGQTERQFRFPDRPMLFRDVETGEEVSLQPAQLRDHYTEAVEHFTETFRRSCLEHDIDFAELDTNEAYDTALMAYLNKRSRLV, from the coding sequence ATGGCCGAATCCAATGCCGCGCGTCGCTACCTCGATCCCGTCGTCGTGTCGCAACTCGAGACCATGGAGCTACGGGCGCGTCTGATCGTGGAGGGGTTCATTACGGGATTGCACCAGAGTCCCTACCACGGCTTCTCGGTCGAGTTTGCCGAACACCGCCCCTACAACCCGGGCGATGAGCTCCGGCACGTCGACTGGAAGGTCTACGCGAAGACCGACCGCTACTACATCAAGCAGTACGAGGAGGAGACCAACCTCCGCAACTACGTCGTCCTCGACACCTCCGCCTCGATGCGCTACGCGGGGGACAGTGAGCTGTCAAAGCTCGACTACGGGTCCTACCTCGCCGCGGGGCTCCACAACCTCATGCTGAAACAGCAGGACGCCACGGGGCTCATCGGGTTCGACGAGTCCGTGCACACGCTCCGGCCCCCGAAGGCGACACAGGGATACCTGCGGCAGTTGCTCGTCACCCTCGAGCAGTTTCGGCAGCGGGATGCGACGGAGCAGCGCACCAACGCGGCCGCCGCGCTCGAAGAGGTGGCCGAACGGGTGGAGCGCCGATCCCTCATCATCGTGATCACGGACCTCTTCGAAAACATCGCGGCCCACGACGACCTTCTGCGGGCGCTGCGGCACCTCCGGCACCGGGGGCACGAGCTAATTGTCTTCCACGTCCTGGAGGGCCAGACCGAGCGGCAATTTCGGTTTCCGGATCGGCCCATGCTGTTTCGGGACGTGGAGACGGGGGAGGAAGTGTCGCTCCAGCCCGCCCAGCTGCGCGACCACTACACGGAGGCGGTGGAGCACTTTACCGAGACGTTTCGCCGCAGCTGCCTGGAGCACGACATCGACTTCGCAGAGCTGGACACGAACGAGGCCTACGACACGGCCCTCATGGCGTACCTCAACAAGCGCTCGCGCCTGGTGTAG
- a CDS encoding AI-2E family transporter, with product MPPDSPSPDSSESSDSVVPLDPSDASSPESSASASRLERLRRVAFEAVLVAGGVVLFLVMLYEMHTPPPENGFLSPALVGLAGVVLLWPLRGHKAVRALLLSGGLLLLLWTLDKVSRVLVPFAAVYLLAYLLNPLVERLRERYQVPRWLPSLVVTSLVVGVFVLFILILAPNIANQAQALSDRVLGTVQTLRAWLEASTVLDALEGAGLLQKQEVIAQLQALIKEQAGRLPSAAENLVASLGSFLGVVTLLALVPVILFYTLKDYPTVQSGLVDLFPTAGGRRDYLVEAGSIVGRYFRGQLLISIIATINVSVLLFLFDIPFWLLIGLLAGLLNLIPQIGALITMVVGALVALILGSWVKAVIVIAVLLGESLLEQSVLTPNILSYQVGLHPLLVLFSLLVFGTLLGVFGLLIAVPMTAILMTGYRAFREELTLDLSEYGAP from the coding sequence ATGCCCCCCGACTCCCCCTCGCCCGACTCATCGGAGTCTTCCGATTCGGTCGTGCCCCTCGACCCGTCGGACGCCTCCTCGCCTGAATCGTCGGCCTCGGCGTCTCGGCTGGAACGGCTTCGCAGGGTGGCGTTCGAAGCAGTGCTCGTGGCGGGTGGGGTCGTGCTCTTCCTCGTGATGTTGTACGAGATGCACACGCCCCCGCCGGAGAACGGCTTTCTGTCTCCGGCCCTCGTGGGCCTTGCGGGCGTCGTTCTCCTCTGGCCGCTGCGCGGCCACAAGGCCGTCCGGGCCCTGCTGCTCTCCGGGGGGCTTCTGCTTCTGCTCTGGACGCTGGACAAGGTCAGCCGCGTTCTCGTTCCGTTTGCGGCCGTGTACCTCTTGGCCTACCTCTTGAACCCGCTCGTCGAGCGGCTCAGGGAGCGCTATCAGGTGCCCCGCTGGCTGCCCTCGCTCGTGGTGACCAGCCTCGTGGTGGGCGTCTTTGTTCTGTTCATTCTCATTCTCGCCCCGAACATCGCCAATCAGGCGCAGGCCCTCTCCGATCGGGTGCTGGGGACCGTTCAGACCCTGCGCGCCTGGCTGGAGGCCTCCACGGTGCTGGACGCCCTCGAAGGGGCCGGGCTCCTCCAAAAGCAGGAGGTGATTGCCCAACTCCAGGCCCTGATCAAGGAGCAGGCCGGCCGCCTGCCCAGCGCCGCCGAAAACCTGGTGGCCTCCCTGGGGTCCTTTCTAGGCGTCGTCACGCTCCTCGCCCTGGTGCCCGTCATCCTCTTTTACACCCTGAAGGACTACCCGACGGTCCAGTCGGGCCTGGTCGACCTTTTTCCCACGGCGGGCGGGCGGCGCGATTACCTGGTCGAGGCCGGGAGCATCGTGGGCCGGTACTTTCGCGGGCAGCTTCTCATCAGCATCATCGCGACCATCAACGTGTCGGTGCTCCTGTTTCTGTTCGACATCCCATTTTGGTTGTTGATCGGGCTGCTCGCCGGTCTCCTCAATCTGATCCCCCAGATTGGCGCCCTCATCACGATGGTCGTGGGCGCCCTGGTGGCGCTCATCCTCGGGAGCTGGGTCAAGGCCGTAATCGTCATTGCGGTCCTCCTGGGCGAAAGCCTGCTCGAACAGAGCGTGCTGACCCCAAACATCCTCAGCTACCAGGTCGGCCTGCACCCGCTCCTGGTGCTCTTCTCCCTGCTCGTCTTCGGGACGCTGCTCGGCGTGTTCGGCCTTCTGATTGCCGTGCCCATGACCGCAATCCTGATGACGGGCTACCGGGCCTTCCGCGAAGAGTTGACGCTTGACCTCAGCGAATATGGCGCCCCGTGA